The Ricinus communis isolate WT05 ecotype wild-type chromosome 8, ASM1957865v1, whole genome shotgun sequence sequence AGCTTCAGATACTAACCATCCCGTAGGACATCTAAGAGTATAAGCTGAAGCATATGCAAGTTCAATCAATCGCTACTCCATGGGACCATGATGGCTAGATTTCCTGGTTAAAGGGCATTCCAGACACACTTATCCACCGGACTTGTCTCTGGTGGAGCATCAAGCATGTCACACTCATGGTGTATGGCAACTGTGTACCTTTATCTGGATTGCGGGCATCCACTTTCTATACAACTATAAGACTTTGCCGTTAGTACGAGCAGAAGCAACATATTCTGAATTCCTTCCTGAATTCAAAGGCTTCCCATTAAAACAAGATTTCTTAGATAAGATGAAGAGGCTCTAGCCCCATCGAGATACAGAGTAAAACTTGGATTCTAAAGGTGATCTAACCATGGATGGCTACTTCAAAGCTTGGTTCGAGCTTTAGATTGCCATCTCTCCTAGATTTACAAGGATTAAAAGGACTCGAGAGCTAGTTACTGAGTCTAGGAATACATTTGCAAAGAGAAGGAGAAGATGAAAACATGCTTtttttagatctcatttaGTTTGCTTAGAACTTTAGCTTAGTTTTCTCTTTCAGTTAGTGTGTAGagtaataaatagaaatatgtatgtttgataaaaattctaaaatagtttattcatttagtaaagaCCCAAATTGGTACATTTTGATatctcatgatataactcccATCATCAGCCagtcttttcagattttttagctgattattttctctcttattgccctaatttttgcctaactagcctttttaggttttcttatCAGCAggccttttaatttttaatttttaattttttgtacatagtatttcttgagatgATCTATGTTAATAGGCTCAGAGAACTCTTTGATTTCTAGGTCTGAGATTTTAACAGCACCTTCaagcaaaattttctttaccaCGGAACTTCCCAATTAGCTATAAACTTTCCTTTTGGGCCAAATATAATAGGTCTCATATGTTTCAATACTTACCGGCTTTGATTTTTCCTAGCTTTACCTTCTTATTAAACGCCCTAGCTATCCGTTTCTAATACAGTTGCATATGGTAAAGGGATTTCATTCTTTTTCATCGATCAGAGCCAATTGATAGTATCTTTGCTTGATCCACTAGTACTTTAGTATTTCAGCCTCTAACACAACTCTcaagaatttaaattctaaCTCAACTAGTAAGACTGCTTCAATCCCATAAACTATAGAGTATGGAATCTGTCCTGTCGACATCCGCTCAATTATCCAGTATCCCCAAAGTGCAAAGACCTATGATGCTGGATCTTATATTTTGCTAACATGTCTATTATTTCTCCCATGAATTGTATGCTATTATTTGCCGCAACATGGTTTAGGACCCCAAACTTGCATATCAAGTTCCTCTCTATAAATCTAGCAATCTGCCTTGCCCCCATCAGTAGTGAATGACTCGACCTCAATCCATTTAGAGAAGTAGTTGATCGCCACGACTATGTACCTATGATCATTGGAAAAAGGCTTTATTTCTCTGATGATGTCGATTCTCCAAGCTACAAAAGACCATGAAGATGATAGGTTATGAAGTTCAATCAATACTATATGACTCAAGTCACTATAGAGCTAACACTCATGACATTTTATTACCAAAGCTATGCATTTTTTTCCATCGTTAATCAGTAATAACCTTGATGTATGATCTTTTTGGTTAACACTATGTCGCTCATGTGAGCTTGTATAATCCTTTGTGAATCTCCTCTATTACAacttttgcttttgttttagTAATACATCGAAACTAGACTCTTGAAGTCATCCTTCTATATAGTACTCCTTCATGGCTGATGTAGTTCCTAGACTGGATTCGTAGTGCATACCTTTCCTTTACAGTTGCTTCCTCTGGATATTCCTTATCTTCTAATCTTTTCAAATCATGAAACCAAAGCTTCTCTTCTGATTCAATCTGGACTTGCGTTTAGAGAAGTACTTAATTGCCACAACTATGTACCTGTGATCATTGGAAAGAGGCTTTATTTCTCTAATAATGTCGATTCTCCAAGCTACAAAAGACCATGGAGATGTCAAGTTATGAATTTCAGTTGGTACTATGTGACTCAAGTCATAGTAGAGCTAAAACTCATGACATTTTCTTACCAAAGCTCTGCAATCTTTTTCCATCGTTAATCAGTAATAACCTTGACATATGATCTTCCTAGTTAACACTGTGTCGCTCATGTGAGGCCCGTATACTCCTTTATACATCTCCTATATTATAACTTGCGCTTCTATTTTAGTAACACATCGAAGCTGGACACCTAAAGTCATCCTTTTGTATAGTACTCATTCATGGCTGATGTAGTTCCTAGCCTAGATTCGTAGTGTATACCTTTCCTTTGCAATTGCTTCCTTTAGATATTCCTTTTCTTCTAATCTCTTCAAATCATGAAACTAAAGCTTCTTTTCTGGTTCGATCTGGACTTTTATTATTCGGTCTTCCTAATAATAAGGTACACATGATTTTATAATCACTAACGGATCCATCAAAAGCTGCAAGGGGTTATTCCATATAGATTATAGGTTAGCCAATATGTCTACCATCTAGTTCTCATCTCATGGCAAGTGTATAAATGAATGCTTAGAGACGTTGCAAACCAAAGTCTTAAGGTAGTTAGCATATGGCTTCGACCTTTCTTCTTTCACTTCCTACTTTACAATGTCTTATTGAATCACCAGTATGGAATCCCTATAGACCATCGGTTGTTTCGCTCTTGCTATCATGGCCgcttctaatccaaataatCACGCTTCATATTTTGCCATGTTATTTGTCGCTTTAAAGTGTAATTTCTTGGCCATTGGCAGCATTTCTCCTTCCGGCATTACAAAACTACTCCTCGCCCTACACCTTTTGCATTTACTACTCCTTCGAGGTACACTTTCCATTCTTGAATCTCGAGTGCCCCTAGATTTTCATCAGAAAACTCAAAATCCTAAGGGTCATCTCCCTCGATTGCATTCTGAGCCAAAAATTCTACTATAGCCCTACCCTTGACTACTTTTTTGGTGACGCACTCGATGTCAAATTCTGTCAGAAGCACTAACCATCTAGCCAGCTTCCCTATAAGAGACGAAGCTTTAAACAGATACTTCAATGGGTTTATTCCTGAAATTGCTTGCACTCTATAAAACTAGAAATAGTGTCTCAATTTCCTCATAGCCCATATCATGACCAAACATGTCTTCTCCACAAGGTTATACTTTGACTCATAAGACATCAATCTCTTACTTAGATAATAGAATGCATGCCCCACATCCATTAGGCCTACATTACGCTACCATTGTCTCAATGGCTtcctcattttaggttaagtACAGAATCAATGACTTACCATCATTCAACAGCTTCAATACTAATAAATTCATCAGATACTCTTTAATTCTATTCAAGGCTTTCTAATAGTGCTCATTCTACATAACAGGTTGGTATTTCCTCAAAAGCTTAAAGATAGGATCACAAACTATTGTGAGCTTGGAATTGAACCTGTTGATGAATCCCAAACGTCCTAGAAATCCTCTGACTTCTTTCTCTATCTTTGGCAATGGCATCTCCTGAGTAGCATGTACCTTGTTCGGATCAATTTCTATTCCCTGTTGACTCACTATATGCCCTAACAGCTTTCTTGACATTACTTCAAATACACTTTTCTTCGGATTAAGCCTTAAGTTATACCTTTTCACTCGTCCtaaaaacttatcaagagcctAAAAATACCCTTTTCTTGTTTCAAACTTTACCATCGTATCATCCATATACACCTCCATCGCCTTATGCATAATGTTGTGAAACACGGTAGTGGCCGCACTCTTATAAGCTACCCCGCattctttagtccaaaagACATAACTTTATAGTAGTATGTACCACATTAAGTGATGAACATTGTCTTCAGCTTGTCCACTACTGCCATCATGATCTGATTATACTTCGAGAACCCATCGGTAAAGGAATACATCGCACTTGAAGCAACATTATCGACTATCACATCTATGTGAGGAAGGGAAAAATCATCCTTATGGCATATGCCTTATTCAAGTTTTGATAATCCATACACATTCTTACTTTTCCATCATTCTTTAGAACTAGGATGATATTCACCAACCATTCAGAATAATTGACTACATTGAGAAAATTAGCCCTCACCTGCTTAATAACCTCTTCTTAAATCTTCTTTGTCTATTATGGCCTTAACCTTCTCATATTCTACTTGACTGGCTTGATGTGTAGATGAGTTAAAATGTAGTGCTCCACTATTTTCTTATCTAACCCTAGCATGTTGTTGCAAGACCaagaaaatactaattttcttttctctattattcTTTCTAATTCTCTCCTTTCCtcaagagttatatcatgagctatcGAAATGTTTCTTGGATTCTTATatgtgcctaaattaaatgaattaatttgaatggaatttatatcaaatatgcacatgtcatgattactaaaatatacactaccataaaaaaaaacatcacacaagtaagcaaaatcagagtttatattattgatcttggaaataacagaagcatcatcctcataaatattagatattattacatcatcataaaCTACATTAATAATATGCTTATCTATCACAGTAGCTAGCTTTTGTTGACTCAGCTTTTCAGGTAGGAAGACGAACTCTCCAGCTTCAACTCCTCTATTTTAGTGGTGGTTGTTTCATGGACCTCCTTGATGCTCAGCTCGACCATCCTGTCAATGATCAGATTCTTGAATATCTTAAATCCCGGCATCTTAGTTCCAACTATTATAACAAGTTCAAGCTCCTTAGAATAAGGCTTGTACTCCTGGACAAATACatcttttagagtcttacccTTTGGCTCTGCCCTCATCTTCATCTTGTAGTAACCTAGCCCGTGTCAATATCTTTTGTCACCAATATCTTTTGTTTCTCGTTGTTTGGTACTTGAGATTGGTCGGTTTCTTGCGATGAGGTCGCCACTTCTTTTTCAATCTCCTCTTCTAAGGCTTACCCATGCCTTTTTGCATCAtcaaattctttcaattcttttctGCTTCTCAAGGTTATTGCACTAGCATTATGCCTTAGATTGACAATTGTTTGTGATGGCAATTTACCTTGAAATTCTAATTTGCTCATGAAAGATGCCAATTGCCCTACTTGAGCCTCTAAATTTTGAATACTTGCTCTCGTTTCCTATTGAAAAACATTTGTATTATTAGCAAGCTCTTTAACAATATCCTCAAGAGACATACCTTGCTTTACGAGAGGTGATTGTTGGAAATTTCCCGATCTTTGttggaaattttgatttattgatCCATAGCTAAGGTTAGGATGATCCCTATATCCTGGATTGTACGTGTTTGAATATGGATCACACTGCTTATTTGGAAATCCTCCAACCATGTTAACTTGCTCATTAGAATCCTCTTGAAGTGTTAGACACATGTCGGTTGGATGACTTGGATCAGTACAAACTCCGCAAACTCTGGCTTTTGGTGCATTTCCTAAGGCCAATTGTTGAACAAGAGAGGTTAGTTTAGAAAATTGAGTTTCGACAGAATTGCTACTTACCTCATTCACTCTTcttagtgttgagtcttgacTGAAGCCAAATTGTTGAGAGTTGGCAGCCATGATGGAGATCAATTCCCTAGCGGCTTGAGCAGTTTTGTTCACTATAGCGTCTCCACTAGCGGCATCCATCTTTTTTCTCTCCATGGGTAACAATCCCTCATAAAAGTATTGGATGAGAAGTTGTTCGGTAATTCCATGTTGAGGGCAACTCGCGCATAATTTTTTGAACCGTTCCCAATATTCATGGAGATTCTCCACATCTTTTTGCTTGATTCCACATATTTCCCTCCTTATACTTGCGGCTCTTGAGGCGGGAAAGAACTTGTCAAGGAATGCTCTTGGTATATCCGTCCATGTGGTGATAGAATCAGATGGCAAATAGAATAGCCAATCCTTAGCTCTATCGGCTaatgaaaatggaaatgcatgcattttgatttgttcttcagaTACCCCTTGTAGTCTCATGTTCGAACATAGCACATGAAATTCTTTCAAGTGTTTATGAGGATCTTCATTCTCAAGACCGTAAAAAGTAGGTAATAAATGTATCAAACCTGATTTTAGCTCAAAGGCTACCTCTAAATCGGGATATTGAATGCAAAGCGGTTGTTGGTCTACATTTGGTGCCGCCAATTCCCTTAGAGTTCTTCCTTAATTTTCCATGGTTTCTTCTAATTCAGAATCACTTGAAGAATCAACCAAGTCAAAATCTGTTTCCAATTCCGGAGGTGTAGAAGGCGAaaaagattttgaattcttaCGACGTTCTTTAGTCTCATTCCTTATTCTTTTTGCGGTTTTCTCAATCTCAggatcaaattcaaatttttctgtATGAGAAGAACGagacataaaaagaaataaatctaattaaatgaCACCAATCTCTGGCAACAACGCCAAAATTTGATGGGTGTCAaatccaacaaaaataaattcctactctttaaataaaaataacttgtaaATAGTGACAAGAAGGGTCGAATTCATAGAGATTGGtaagatttatttctttaacaaaattcaaataaaattaggagggattttaaatttggaattaaaacaaattaaactaaaaatcaattagaagtaataataagaattgagaagataaatcaatgtaagaaaactCCAACCCAAGGTATAATCTTAGTTTAATTCATTGAATTGATCATTGATGCAAATATAATTtccaaattcattaataaattggtTATAGTTATTGAGAAGCTCTAACAACCTAATTTCTCCTTAATTTTTCGTTAATCAATGGAAGCCATTTGAttaattctcttattaaataaacaacCATAGAAAAGCTTCTAAGATCTAATTTACCAATAGCAATGCAATTTAGAAAAACTCAATTCTAGCCAACAAATACATAAGATGAATTCATTTATACTAGATCATATATCCACATAACATTGGGTATGTTATTCTACTACTAatcattagaataattaaataattacggatttaatattctaatttggcGTAGACTATCTTGATAATTGAGTAATAGGCCTTTTTacacaatcaacaaaaatagaattcctAATAGGCATAGAAGatatatgaatattaataaatttaagaaaataatgaagaacaatTAAATCTCACAATTCATATTAATTCAAATCTTAATTAACCTTGagttggaaagaaaagaattcagCCACACATAATTGttgtagagaaaataaaataaaaaagaaagctaAAACAATGAAAAATATTGGTCTAAGAGTTGGTCCCTTCTTAACCCTAAAACTCCTAATATATATCTTCTAATTCCCCAACTAAGAAAACTCACCCAATAAGAAATAGTAGAAGTTGTGTCTAAATAGGAATCATTAATTCCTAAATAAACCTTAAATAATAAGGagttttagtaaataaatactcCCAAAAATGATCTAAAAATCCATATGGCAAATAATATCACTTTAAGCTTCTTTCCATAAAATTCAGATTTCTAAAAAACCCGTGGTCACGCTCTAACTGAAGAGATCTTGTGCcatcttttctcatttttatccAAAACTCTCCAAAACATCAATCTTTATGAAAACTCATCAAATATCATCCTTTTAGCTTCATGTTGCATCAAAACATTCCGTCTaacataaaaatcaataatcacaTTTAAGATCcataattaagcacaaatactcaataataaccaagaaaatatgataattagtatGCATAAAATGCACATTATCATACACAAACACAAATCAATCATGTTACCCTAATCATTTAGctaattagattcaaaatccaatgaaaaaaatattatcaaatttaaaatcctacatatttatattatcaaattcaaaatctagCATATCAGAAATATGTTCACTCATAATAAACCCTAATCTAATAATGTAAAATACatataacaattataaaaaatcctaatcatgtttctagaaTCATAAgacaaaataaacaattaaaagagaaagtgatgttgatgatggtgGATGTGGGGAACCATCAGGTTATTATTGTAGATGGTTGTTCTCTGAGTCTCTAGAAAAAATTGGTTGAAAATTCAGTGCTGTTTAGGTTTTGGAAAATCTTCTGTTTTTCTCTAAAAGAAGTTTCCTAAATCTAGAGTTCTTACTTAGTGACTTATATCTTgctaccaaaaaaaaaaaccttttgCCTTATTTTGAATGTCTGTAAATACCTAGGTTGCTAGTAGTCACTGCCTATTGAATGTTGCAAATAATTAATGAGCGTAGCTAACTCTAAACCTAGGGCATATATCATTCTATTTATAGTAGTAGAGTTAGGAAACCCTAGATGAAcagataaatattaattaatttaaataaaaaacatcgattatctttctcttatcatattaatatataataaaataaaataaaatcttttaaatttaaattattatcactaaaaatatttaaaatttcaataattatcacaaatGACTTCTagaaactctttttttttttattaatttcaacgTTTTAAGTCAAAAATATGAGCAGAAAGGCATCAAATTCTGAAAAATAACCAATCACcactgtgtagagccgattcgATTATATGgagagctgattggctctaaAGGTAAAGagttcaattttcttttggcAATTTAGTCCCTATACTTGTAAAAACAATTGCCATTTCACCcatcaaaatcaatttttctcgacaattatattcaaattaattcaaaaaagtaattttgattcaattattctTAATCCTAACTTGGATTTGGCCGTCCTCAATTCCTTGAAACTCGAGAAAGACAGTAACTTTTATCATAGAATTTTCCGTAATTCCAACGATATCTAGATTCGGAAAATATATGT is a genomic window containing:
- the LOC107261398 gene encoding uncharacterized protein LOC107261398 yields the protein MRLQGVSEEQIKMHAFPFSLADRAKDWLFYLPSDSITTWTDIPRAFLDKFFPASRAASIRREICGIKQKDVENLHEYWERFKKLCASCPQHGITEQLLIQYFYEGLLPMERKKMDAASGDAIVNKTAQAARELISIMAANSQQFGFSQDSTLRRVNEVSSNSVETQFSKLTSLVQQLALGNAPKARVCGVCTDPSHPTDMCLTLQEDSNEQVNMVGGFPNKQCDPYSNTYNPGYRDHPNLSYGSINQNFQQRSGNFQQSPLVKQGMSLEDIVKELANNTNVFQ